Within the Cotesia glomerata isolate CgM1 linkage group LG6, MPM_Cglom_v2.3, whole genome shotgun sequence genome, the region TCATGTTGCTCCAATTGACGAGCTACCTGACTATAAGTATTAACCCCAATCACTGGACGCATTATTGTTGGCATCAGCTGACCTCCGATCTCCGCTTCgaacctaaaaaataattcaattattatctacttatcaattaattttcaaattatatttacaaattttttataaataaaaaaaataccagcCTGCTCATTTCGTCCTCCATCTGCCTCAGTTTATCATTCATCttgataaatttaactatataATCACCTtagttttgttaataaaatatcaaaagtgaggttataaacacttgataaattttttttttaataaatttatttcttaaataaatttaataaaacccacttttattaaataacaataattaatttttactttacttattaataagtaatttatttttaaaactttcttacaaaattcacttagtaaaatttctttcaaCGATCCGCACTAAGCAAACGTTTACAAGCAAATGTGCACGCCAGTGCTGCCAGAGCTGAGCTATCTCATTGCCCGTGTGACTAGCCTCGATTACTGTAATGCACCTAATGCATCCAGCAGGTGACGCTACCTGTTATTAGAGCGCGaattcaaatgaaatattcaaattaataaatattaattaattaaaattagttaaattttatattcgaagtaaatattcaaatcatttatttaatgcttTTACTCTTACCAGTTGTGATTAACATCTTTTAGTTAActctgttttatttacaaaagaaaataaaactttacaaaaagatacaaaataaaaaaattaaaaaatccaagtaaccgatatgattgtttatgattttcggaaattaaaaaaaatcttattgtaaatttaaaaattaaaaaaaaaattttaaaacgtatttagtgtgcgtggttgcaaaatattttacttttaatgaaattcgtaaaatctatttactaggactttaaaaaaattgaaatacacaatgacgcaatACTNNNNNNNNNNNNNNNNNNNNNNNNNNNNNNNNNNNNNNNNNNNNNNNNNNNNNNNNNNNNNNNNNNNNNNNNNNNNNNNNNNNNNNNNNNNNNNNNNNNNTTAAACAGtctattatataatattttgatttttaaatatttacaaagtaatttataaattacaagtaaAACTTTTCacacattaaaattatttatggaaCAAAAATTAGacatctgaaaaattttaaatattaaattataatgacaAAATAATtgcactatttttttttaaaactaaatttgacatttataaatttttataataattaaaatacaataaaaaaaattaattaaaaaaattccacgtagaaatttaaaattttttaaaaatatttttttataatgattcatttgtaataaaaatttcaattacaaaaaaaaagaaaaattgttactaaaattagccgacacaatttaaaaattttttttaattaaattaaaactaaaaaaaatatttttaaaaaattgcacgtataatttttaaaattttctacatgtgaaaatttttcttttaattttttaaaaattatttttcaataaaataaattataaaagttttaaaatgtcggctaaattaattttcataaaattatcttgtatcaagaaaaatttacttacaattttttaatttctcttgaaaaataaattaggtctaaaaaattaagaagtGTCTATTCAgaatgaaaatgaagttagctgacatttcaaaatttttttttaattttttatcgaaaaaatttcaatcaaacaattaaaataaaaatatcatatgttaaaaacttgaaaaactataagtgcaattttttataaatatatttttagttgtaatttaattaaaaaaaaaaaaaaaatcaaaaatttctagatgtctgccaacttcagtgtcattattCACACGTAAAAAAATCCTGATAAATCCACACCGCATGAATATAAGGCCCTTTAAATTTACACACCGTGGATTAGTCaggatttttttacatttgaatagacatattcaaaaaattatttttaaaaaattatatcaataattttttagtttctaaaaatggaatttaaataaaaaattttttcctgatGTCAAATTTCCGTCCCTTAAATATTCCACAAACTCACTCAAAATCAAGCAATCAAAACTTTAAGATCCTCGTTgctcaaatacaaaaaaatttccctaacAAAAGTGTCAGGCAAGAttctaaatatttcaaaaatactcTTTTCAGCGGCTTTGAGTAACCTGCACCTCTTCAAGACCTGCTTGAgcctaaaataaataatcccCCCATAAATAGGCAGTCTCCTAACCAGATGATCGTAATTATTAACACTTTGATCAACATTTCTCGAAAACACGGCAAGAGTTCTCTCAGATTTAAAAAGTATGCAATAGTAAGTCAAGTTAGTGCCATCGATCCTAGTCCTCCTGAGAACTTGTATCTCCTTGAAACAGTCTCGCCTAAATTCATCAAGCTCAGATCCACTAATCGCGCTGAGGTTCTGCTGGATGAGGTGATGGTCAATGACATCCAGCTTAACCAGATGTTTCTTAACAACAACCACGCAAAAATTCTCCCCATCCCTTCTCCAGGAGTCATTATGCGGCTGGTGAATACACTCCAGGACAGAGAAATTCTCCTCATTAACAGCATTTACATCAAGCCCGGCATCCAGCAGCAACCTAGAGGTTTCCAAGCACTCGTTCCTCATCGCTTCGTACAGAATCGAAGCGTACTTGTTCGCATAGACACTGTCGATCGCATTTATGTCAACCTGCTCGAGATTCAACAAGTACCTGACTGTCTCCAGCTGGTGGTAATCCACCGCAACATGCAGAGGAGTTTTGTAGTAATAATCTCTGACTTTAGTTCTCACCGAAGATTTGTGGCTAATGTCCCTACACTTAACATGGATACCGTTAATGTCTGCATTGAACCTAAATAACAAGTCTACCATTGGGTAATTATTTTGAGATACTGCGAAGTGCAAAGGGGTCCAGAACCTCTGGCTGTGGTTCGTCGACATTCCGTTTACTTCCGCACCTCGCCTGGCTAAAAGCTCGACGACAGCCAGGCTCTTGCTCATCACTGCCAGGTGCAGCGGCGTGTAACCTTCTGCGAAAGATAGTTCgttaatttttgaaccatGGTCTAATAATTTTGAGATCAAAGAGATGTCGCTGTTGCGCACTGCTAGGTGCAGTGCTGTGTCCCAGTAGTAGATGTTTTTGTTAATGTCTGTTGATGGATTCTCCAGAAGTTGGTCGATTTTTGAATGGTCTGAGTCTCGTACTGCTCGGTGGAGCAGAGAtggttttattttgtttatacaTAGTGATTCTTtgtttaaaatcattttttatgattctgaaaaatatttttaaggaatttttttattttatttaataaattaattttgtctaaattattcttttttaattaaaacatgacaattttttttgttgtaattttttataaaaaatttattgaaattatttattaaaacttaccaataaaatttttaaattgttcctTTAAACCAcgggaaattttttaattaaaaaaattaaatgtgaagattattattataattttaatataattaaaaaaaaattgaaattttgactaacctcttaattttaacaaaattttctgtaaaaaacaaaataaagaggttagatttttaaaaaataaattaataaatttacttataaataaaaaaataaaattattattttagttaggaaataaaaataaaataatttagaaatttatctacaaattaatttagccgTCACAGACGTAATAATAAACATCGAATGTCAATAAAACACTTAATTTCTAGAATTACGGACTGACTCGAAGTCCTCCGGAAACTTCCGACTGTTTTAAAGAGAGTATATAGGACAATTATGTGAGAAATTTGATATTGATTGTTAGAATGGAGTACGTGTCATTCTAATTACATAGTAAACAATAACAcctgcaataaaataaataatataaaattgttttgattgtgttaaaaattttttgtgtttaaaaaaaatttaataataataattgtaaaaatgaattttattaacaagtCAATTTGCTTACTACTTATTTTtgtgaatattaattgtatatTTGCTGAAAGTGATGAAGATTTATCAAATGATTTGTATGTAATTGAAGGAAAAGTTTTTCCTTGGGATGGTTCTCCAAATGGATGGCAACTTATGACCCATGTTATGGCAAATGGTGGAGACTATTATGGATATTTGaggttagtttttttataattttttttttataatattaattaaaaaatattataaaaaaattaactaaatttaatttattaaattaataatattaatttaataaattaaaattagttaattttttaaatgattttaaaagttatagaaatgacaatttttattttttttattaaaaaaaattaattatataaaaatcagctgatttattaattttttttttttaacaattaaatttttataaaatttctacgttaattttttttctcatttatattgcaataatttattttttataaaaattataaaaaatttattaaattaatttttattaaaaaaaataaaaattctaaaaaattcaaaatattttattatttaattgataaaaaaaataaaaaaaaatttttcttttaataaactaagacgaaaaaattattaaaaaaaattagtatataattttttttgtaatcattaattatttaaaaaatttctaaaaattatttcatgaataataaaaaaaaaataaatgatattttagaGAGGATGGAACCTTCACAATATCAAACGTACCTTCAGGTTCCTACATCGTAGAAGTGGTGAATCCTAACTACGCCTACGAGCCAGTGAGAGTAGAAATAAACTCCAAGGGTAAATTCCGAGCGAGGAAAGTAAATTTGATCCAGACCTCCCAGGTGATCCAGGTGCCTTATCCGTTAAAAATGAGGGCTGTAACTCCCTTCAGGTACTTCCAAGTTCGCGAGCAATGGAGAGTCGCTGACTTTTTATTTAGTCCAATggtaactttttaattattaattaatttattttttttaatttttaactaactttttaaatatttttaactaaatttttgaataagtatttttaactaaatttttaaataaatatttttaacttaatttttgactaaatatttttaattaaatttttgaataaatatttttaactaaatttaaaaatttttttaactaaatttttaaatattgtaaaaaatttttaaataaaaatttttttataggttTTGATGATGATCTTACCACTGCTGCTGATCATGGTGATCCCCAAAGTAATGAACGACCCCGAGACCCGCAAAGACCTGGAGCAGTTCAACAGTTTGACGAGTTACAATATGCCAGAGATGTCTGAAGTCATCACGTCGTTTTTGACTGGCAATGATAAGCAGAAGACTAAAGCGATCAAAGCTACCAAAAAGcgacaataaaattatattaatttaaattgaaattgctagacacttgacaattttgaagatataagctcatcctgatattacactcatcaagacctttcatttgagtacccacatcattttttcatatattttatatatttatatatatcatatataagtatatatgaaaagtatatcaaaaatgcatgtgggtactcaaataaaagctcttaatAATTGTAgtatcaaaatgagcttatatctttaaaaatgtcaataattaagaaattatattgtattttgttaacttttgatatttttgaagatataagctcatcgtgATGTTagacttatcgagacctttcatttgagtacccacatcattttttcatatattttatatatttatatatattatatatatgaatatatgaaaaatatatcaaaaatgcatgtgggtacgcaaatgaaagctcttgatgagtgtaacatcaagatgagctgatatctttaaaaatatcaataattaagaaattacattgaatcttgtgaactattgacattttttatgatataagctcataccgatgttacattcatcgagacctttcatttgagtacccacatcattttttcatatattttatatatttatatatatcatatatatgtatatatgaaaaatatgtcaaaaatgcatgtgggtactcaaatgaaagctcttgatgagtgtaacatcatgatgagcttatatcttaaaaaatatcattagttaataaaatacagtgcaatttaataaaaaattgtctgtCTCAATTtcagtaatttataatttattaaataaataattgttcatttttttgcaCGGAATTTATAAAGACTTTTAAGTCTTCTTAAGTTTTCTAGTCTTTTCTattgcaattaaattaaaaactcaagatttcttatgtaaataataaaaatcattacaaataagcaaaaaaatttttctaaaaccatagcttgaaaaaatttttttcagcgaaaaaattatttcgaaatttaaaaattttacattacttaatttttaaaaattaaattttaatcaaaaaaaatttttaattctaaaattaaatgaagacacttaaaaaaaaaaaagttacgtaTGAATCAGCGTTAGACGATGCACCTCATCTTATTCCGTATTTCTCTGAAGGTCTCGCGGTCTCTGGACCTCGTTTCTCAGAACTAAGGGTCTGATCATTCCGACTTTCTTATTCCGTCATCATATATTACTCTCtctatcaataaatatatctatatacattTAATTCCATTCACAACTTTTCACTCCAAGACTTATAGACATATTCGGCTCTTTGCCGAATTTCGCCGCTGGatttaaatacatatatatgttatttttactACAACTCTGGCTCCATTCATACGAAAATCGCGTGGGAAAAGAGcggggatttttttttaatatatatattgcaagatttaataatatacaaaCATATTAAGTTTGTCTTCCGTATCGATAACTTCGAGgtggtttttaaaattgttaatctgaaattttaaaattttatttttaattaattaattttatttttaattatcttattttatttttaattaattaattcaattttcaattattttattttaattttaattaattaattttatttttaattaattaattttatttttaattaattaattttatttttaattaattaattttatttttaattaattaattttatttttaattaattaattttatttttaatttattattgagaaGTGACGAGTCAtacattacttttttttttatttttacttatcaGCGTAAtacttactaaaaaaaaatttaaaaatttttaaagatgaatCATCTTATGCATAATCGAGATCTggaagaagaaaattttagttactCTTCATCTGTTCAAGAAgaatgtcataattttttttgttttaattacgataataataataataataataataataataataataataataataataataataataataatgataatttatctaaaaatgttgatatggaattattgaataaaaatgatcCAGTAATGGTACCTACAAgtaagttaatttaattaattaattaaattaaattaaataattttataattaattaaaatgaataaaaaataaaaaattcaaaattaaaatttgaatcggaaaaaaaaattagttactattttaaaacttaatttaattaattaaattaaattctaaaatttatataataaatttaataattttataattaattagaatgtagaaaaaataaaaaaaaaatttttttttctaaattattataaaattttctaaaaaaaacaattcaaaattgaaatttaaatcggaaaaaaaaattaattacaattttaaaacttaatttaattaactaaattaaattctaaaatttatataataaatttaataattttataattaattagaatgtagaaaaaataaaaaaaatttttttttctaaattattataaaattttctaaaaaaaaaattcaaaattaaaatttgaatcggaaaaaaaaattagttactattttaaaacttaatttaattaattaaattaaattctaaaatttatataataaatttaataattttataattaattagaatgtagaaaaaataaaaaaaaaatttttttttctaaattattataaaattttctaaaaaaaacaattcaaaattaaaatttaaattggtaaaaaataattacaattttaaaacttaatttaattaattaattaaattaaatattttttttcaatttcaaaaatttttatagaaataattattgactttaaGAAGAAAAGCAATTTTGGGTatgtaacttttttaaaatatcaatttatcaaaaaattatagaccttttttgtagagcgtttaatttcttatttaaaatatctatattttttttttatacttagcttgtttagatatttaaattttaaaattgtaaattattttttttccaatttaaatttgtttttttaggaaattttatgattattttgaagaaaaatttttctttagtttttatacattttaattattataaaattatgaaatttattatttaattttacagatCCAGCTGAATGGAAATCAGAGCACGTTGACGGGTGGCTAACGTGGTGCAGCCGAGTGTTTTCAATAAACCCAGCCCCGGAGCGTAGCAAGCTGCCGGACAGCGGGGAGGAATTGATAAACATCACTAGTGATAAGTGGGGAAGAATTTCGGGAGGGAAAATCCTCGCCAGACACCTCGGGTACCTCAGGTTGCAGGCCACCGGGGTGTACGACCATGAGTTGATTCAGGAACAGACAAATggtaagtaaattttcaattcattttaaatttaattaatcaaagaaaaaaattattaagtttttttaaacaaaaactaACTTacctttaattttaaattatcttgttTATTTATCCATTAAGATTATCTTCTTCTAAACTCACCCTCAATCTCAAGGGACCCAAGTCTGgtcattttatttctaaacaTATATCTCTGGTATCAGTTAGCAGTAAATCGATGCACTGTCAgcgatttaattaaaattgattaacttttattttataaagtaatcttaaataagattatttatatAGTAATcttaataaagatttttattaaattgcactgtattttcttaaatattgacgtttttaaagatataagcttatcctcatgttacattcatcgataccttttatttgagtacccacatcaatttttcatatattttatatatttatatatttcacaaataccatatatataaaatatataaaaaatgtcatgtgggtatttaaatgaaaggtctcgatgagtataacatcgaaatgagtttatatcttcaaaaatgtcaataattaagaaatgacattgtattttgtgaactattgacattttcaaagatataacttcatcccgatattatactcatcaagagctttcatttgagtacccacatcaattttttatatatttcatatatttatatctattatatatatatgtatatatgaaaaatatatcaaaaatgcatatgggtactcaaatgaaaggtctcgatgagtgtaacatcgaaatgagtttatatcttaaaaaatgtcaataattaagaaatttcattgtatcttttaaactatttacatttatgaagatataagctcatcctgatgttacactcatcgagacctttcatttgaatacccacattaatttttcatatatatatatatatatatcatatatataaatatatgaaaaatatatcaaaaatgcatgtgggtactcaaatgaaagctcttgatgaatgtaacatcgcaatgagcttatatctttaaaaatgtcaataattaagaactgaccttgtatcttgtgaactattgacatttaaagatataagctcatctcaatcttacactcatcaagacctttcatttgagtacccacatcaatttttcgtatattttatatatttatatatactatatatatgtgtacatgaaaaatatataaaaaatgccatgtgggtactcaaatgaaagctcttgaagatTCTAACATCAAaacgagcttatatctgtaaaatatatattagatatatgtatatatgaaaaatatatcaaaaatgcatgtggatactcaaataaaagctcttgatgagtgtaacttcgggatgagtttatatcttaaaaaatgtcaaaaattaaggaattaccttgtatcttgtgaactattcacatttttaaaaatataagctcaccccgacattaaaattttaagaccaagaagaattttttgaagaatAAAATCACAAGTTTTGAAAATATGATACAAAAAGAAAGATAAAACTTGAAAACTCGAAAATTTCAAGTACCATAAATCAGTCAAGCCCAGCAAAGCCAAATAATTATTCCAGAAGGTGAAAAGCTTGGAATAAGGTTGAAGATCTTAAACGTTAAATATACAAGTTATATAAAAGCTCATCAAGAAAACAATATAGTTGCACCCTGTGGTGAGCTTTGCACCGAGAAATTCACGGGGCGAGCACTCGTGGATATGTCTCTTGTCATCCATCTCTTTGTCTATCTCAatgttatatgttatatatatttatatagataaaGACCGTGGGAGTCTTAAAGGATGTATAAGGACTTTAAGTCGCCCTACTCCTCCTCCTACTTTAGCTCTAAACACTCAATGGTTTATTCATGAGGTCTCAAAGTGATAACACACTGATTCCTTTTAATAAACGCTTCCACTCTATTCTAttctatattataatatattattatatattatatataacaagGGAGAGATTCTttgagaaataattattaactagcAACTTGCAGTCACTGCGACTTAGGAGATTTACGGATTATGAGTAGGAAAATTTTggcttgattttttatatatttatgacgagtaaaataaattttcaaaaaaattaattaaaagaattttaaatcatgacttttgttaaattgcactgtactttcttagctattgacatttttaaaaatataagctcatcccgatgttacactcatcaagagctttcattcgagtacccacacgcatttttggtatatttttcaaatatacatatatataacatatattttaaagatataagctcatcccgatgttacactcatcaagagctttcatttgagtacccacatgcatttttgatatatttttcatatatacatatatataatatatataaatatatgaaatatataaaaaattgatgtgggtactcaaatgaaagctcttgatgagtataatatcgggatgaagttatatctttgaaaatgtcaatagttcacaaaatacaatgtcatttcttaattattgacatttttgaggatataaactcatttcgatgttatactcatcgagacctttcatttaaatacccacatgacattttttatatattttatatatatggtatttgtgaaatatataaatatataaaatatatgaaaaattgatgtgggtactcaaatgaaaggtcttgatgagtgtaatgtcaagatgagcttatatctttaaaaatgtcaagagTTCCAAGATACAAGgctatttcttaattatctatctaaagatagagcgaaatttttctcattctcTCAATAATGTAGattatttaccaaaaattttatttcttctttataaataaatcatttttaaccttcataacttttgattttattcttcaaaaaatttcttcttggtcttgaaatttttttagaaatttacaaaaattcataaatttctaaaataattttataattaattttttaccaaaaatttcatttcttcattaaaaattgtgaattttaaaatacaccctgaaaaaaaataaattttttaaattgataagaattgaataagacatttaaaaattttattaaaagaagaagaataataataataataaaaataaaaataaaaataaagtgagGACTAAAAGAATATATAGTTTTATAAGAGTTTTCACGAGGGAGTGAGAAAATCCACCGGTTACGAGTGAAGTTGAAAGTCAGAGAGGGGGTGAAAGATAAGGGATGAAATGACTTGGGCAAAGGTCGCTTCCTCAGATACACTTTGTCCAT harbors:
- the LOC123267387 gene encoding receptor-interacting serine/threonine-protein kinase 4-like translates to MILNKESLCINKIKPSLLHRAVRDSDHSKIDQLLENPSTDINKNIYYWDTALHLAVRNSDISLISKLLDHGSKINELSFAEGYTPLHLAVMSKSLAVVELLARRGAEVNGMSTNHSQRFWTPLHFAVSQNNYPMVDLLFRFNADINGIHVKCRDISHKSSVRTKVRDYYYKTPLHVAVDYHQLETVRYLLNLEQVDINAIDSVYANKYASILYEAMRNECLETSRLLLDAGLDVNAVNEENFSVLECIHQPHNDSWRRDGENFCVVVVKKHLVKLDVIDHHLIQQNLSAISGSELDEFRRDCFKEIQVLRRTRIDGTNLTYYCILFKSERTLAVFSRNVDQSVNNYDHLVRRLPIYGGIIYFRLKQVLKRCRLLKAAEKSIFEIFRILPDTFVREIFLYLSNEDLKVLIA
- the LOC123267388 gene encoding ER membrane protein complex subunit 7; protein product: MNFINKSICLLLIFVNINCIFAESDEDLSNDLYVIEGKVFPWDGSPNGWQLMTHVMANGGDYYGYLREDGTFTISNVPSGSYIVEVVNPNYAYEPVRVEINSKGKFRARKVNLIQTSQVIQVPYPLKMRAVTPFRYFQVREQWRVADFLFSPMVLMMILPLLLIMVIPKVMNDPETRKDLEQFNSLTSYNMPEMSEVITSFLTGNDKQKTKAIKATKKRQ